The window GGTCAATCGCTCAAGCTGAAATGAAGGGGAGAACCATCTGATGACGATCGATGAGGCGGTGCGGCTGATTCAACCGGTGAATGGGCAGATCGCTGAGAAGGCTCAGGCTCGCTTGGACGGATTGACCAAACCCCTCGGGAGTCTCGGGCGATTGGAAGAGACGGCGGTGCGGTACGCCGCCATCACCGGCGAGGTGAAACCGAATGTGCCGCGCGGGGTGGTGTTCACGTTTGCCGCCGATCACGGGGTGGCAATGGAAGGGGTGAGCGCCTATCCCAGTGAAGTCACACCGCAGATGGTCCTGAATTTTCTTCGAGGCGGCGCCGGGGTGAATGTCTTGGCGCGACATACCGGAGTCGAGGTCCGGGTGGTGGATATTGGTGTGGCCTACGACTTCGGGACGGTTCCTGGCCTTATCCAGAAGAAAGTCATGCGGGGGACGAGAAACCTCCGGCGGGAACCGGCCATGAGTCGAACAGAAGCAGCGCAGGCGTTGCAGATCGGCATTGAGCTGGCGACCGAGGCGGCGCGCGAAGGTATCGGGATGATCGGTACCGGCGAAATGGGCATCGGGAACACGACTCCGAGCGCGGCGATCGCGGCGGTGATGACAGGACGACCCGTGGCTGACGTGACGGGACGCGGTACCGGCATTGACGACGCTGGTCATGTCCATAAGATTCAGGTCATTCAGGAGGCATTGGAGCGGCATTGTCCCGATCGGACTGATGCGCTCGATGTGCTGGCTAAGGTGGGCGGTCTGGAAATCGCCGGACTGGCCGGGCTGATCCTGGGCGCCGCAGCGGCACGGGTCCCGGTGGTGTTGGATGGATTTATTGCCGGCGCCGCCGCCGTGATTGCTGCGGGGATGCAACCGCTCTGCCGCGACTATCTGATTGCGTCGCATCGATCGGTTGAACGGGGACATCAGGTGATCCTGGATCACCTCGGCCTTAAGGCGCTGTTGGATCTCGATCTGCGGCTCGGGGAAGGAACGGGAGCCTGCCTGGGCATGGGGCTGGTGCAGGCCTCGATCAAGATTCTCACCGAGATGGCGACGTTTGGCGAAGCCGGTGTCTCGCAACGGGAGGCGTGAACGGTGAAACGTGACATGCCGAACGAGGGAACCGTAGAAACGGTGCGTTCCTATCCGGCAGAATCCGGGCTCCGTATGCAGTCTGAGCGTGGCGATGTTGCTCGCGGTTCACATGTCATGCGTGACGTGTTCCGTTCGTTCGTCCTGGCCTGGCATTTTCTGACGGCCATTCCGATCAGTCGTCGTCACCATGATCCGACGGCGAATGAGCTGGCGGCGTCGATGGCCTGGTATTCGACGGTCGGACTCCTGATCGGCGGCCTTCTCGCGCTGGTGGATCAGACGTTACGCTGGTGGATGGCGAGTGAGGTGGTGAGCGTGCTGCTGATCGTGCTGTTGGTCTTGCTCACGCGTGGACTCCATCAAGACGGGCTCGCGGACACGGTCGATGGGTTGGCCGGTGGACGGACGGTGGAAGACCGGCTGCGCATCATGCGTGATCCAAGTGTGGGAGCCCTCGGCGCGACCGGCCTCTTTCTGTCCCTGCTCCTGCGCTATGCTGGTTTGATGGCGTTGCCGCAAGCCTGGCGTTTCCCTGTGCTGCTCTGCATGCCGGCGGTTGGTCGGTGGGCAATGGTCTGTGTGGCCTGGGCCTCTCCCTCTGCGCGGCGCGATGGAGGCTTGGCCTCGGCCTTCCTCACAAACCTGTCGTGGCACCATGTTCTGCTCGCGAGCCTCGTGTTGGCGGTGGCCTTAACCGCAGGACTAGGCGCCGTTCCGGCAGTCGTCACGATGGGGGTGGGGGCGGGGGTGATTCTGTTCGTGCGATACAGGTGCCGTCAGTGGTTCGGCGGCGTGACCGGCGATCTGCTCGGCGCCACTAATGAGTTGATCGAAATTCTGTTTCTGTTGCTGATTCCGGTCTTGGTGATGGCTCGATGACCGGCGTCGATTTGTTCCTGGCTGTCTTGCTCGATGTGGCCGCGGGTGACCCTCGCTGGCTGCCTCATCCGGTGCGGGGCATGGGGGCCGTGATCGGTTGGATCGATTATCGCATTCGAGACATCTGTAAAAGCGAGCAGGCGCTTCAGATTGCCGGTGTTTGTCTGGCGCTCGGCCTTCCGGCTGCAGTCTATGCGGCAGCCACCTGGCTGATTACCCAGGC is drawn from Nitrospira sp. and contains these coding sequences:
- the cobT gene encoding nicotinate-nucleotide--dimethylbenzimidazole phosphoribosyltransferase translates to MTIDEAVRLIQPVNGQIAEKAQARLDGLTKPLGSLGRLEETAVRYAAITGEVKPNVPRGVVFTFAADHGVAMEGVSAYPSEVTPQMVLNFLRGGAGVNVLARHTGVEVRVVDIGVAYDFGTVPGLIQKKVMRGTRNLRREPAMSRTEAAQALQIGIELATEAAREGIGMIGTGEMGIGNTTPSAAIAAVMTGRPVADVTGRGTGIDDAGHVHKIQVIQEALERHCPDRTDALDVLAKVGGLEIAGLAGLILGAAAARVPVVLDGFIAGAAAVIAAGMQPLCRDYLIASHRSVERGHQVILDHLGLKALLDLDLRLGEGTGACLGMGLVQASIKILTEMATFGEAGVSQREA
- the cobS gene encoding adenosylcobinamide-GDP ribazoletransferase, with product MKRDMPNEGTVETVRSYPAESGLRMQSERGDVARGSHVMRDVFRSFVLAWHFLTAIPISRRHHDPTANELAASMAWYSTVGLLIGGLLALVDQTLRWWMASEVVSVLLIVLLVLLTRGLHQDGLADTVDGLAGGRTVEDRLRIMRDPSVGALGATGLFLSLLLRYAGLMALPQAWRFPVLLCMPAVGRWAMVCVAWASPSARRDGGLASAFLTNLSWHHVLLASLVLAVALTAGLGAVPAVVTMGVGAGVILFVRYRCRQWFGGVTGDLLGATNELIEILFLLLIPVLVMAR